One genomic region from Streptomyces sp. NBC_00457 encodes:
- a CDS encoding carbohydrate kinase family protein, producing MRIAVTGSIATDHLMTFPGRFADQLVADQLHTVSLSFLVDNLDVRRGGVGANIAFGMGQLGTKPILVGAAGFDFDDYRAWLGRHGVDTDSVRISETLHTARFVCTTDADHNQIGSFYTGAMSEARLIELKTVADRVGGLDLVLIGADDPEAMLRHTEECRSRSIPFAADFSQQIARMSGDEIRILLDGATYLFSNEYEKGLIESKTGWTDAEILAKVGTRVTTLGSRGVRIERVGEDPIEVGCPEEERKADPTGVGDAFRAGFLSGLAWGVSPERAAQVGCMLATLVIETVGTQEYQLRRAHFMDRFTKAYGHDAAEEVTAHLG from the coding sequence GTGCGCATCGCAGTCACCGGCTCCATCGCCACCGACCACCTCATGACCTTCCCCGGCCGCTTCGCCGACCAGCTCGTCGCGGACCAACTGCACACGGTCTCGCTCTCCTTCCTGGTCGACAACCTCGACGTACGCCGGGGCGGGGTCGGCGCGAACATCGCCTTCGGCATGGGCCAGCTCGGCACCAAGCCGATCCTGGTCGGGGCCGCCGGCTTCGACTTCGACGACTACCGCGCCTGGCTCGGCCGGCACGGCGTCGACACCGACTCGGTCCGTATCTCCGAGACGCTGCACACCGCCCGCTTCGTGTGCACCACGGACGCCGACCACAACCAGATCGGCTCCTTCTACACCGGCGCGATGAGCGAGGCCCGCCTCATCGAGCTCAAGACCGTCGCGGACCGCGTCGGCGGCCTCGACCTGGTCCTGATCGGCGCCGACGACCCGGAGGCGATGCTCCGCCACACCGAGGAGTGCCGCTCCCGGTCCATCCCGTTCGCCGCCGACTTCTCCCAGCAGATCGCCCGCATGAGCGGTGACGAGATCCGGATCCTGCTGGACGGGGCGACGTACCTCTTCTCGAACGAGTACGAGAAGGGCCTCATCGAGTCCAAGACCGGCTGGACCGACGCCGAGATCCTCGCCAAGGTCGGCACCCGCGTCACCACGCTCGGCTCGCGCGGCGTCCGCATCGAGCGCGTCGGCGAGGACCCGATCGAGGTCGGCTGCCCGGAGGAGGAGCGCAAAGCCGACCCCACGGGCGTCGGCGACGCGTTCCGTGCCGGGTTCCTCTCCGGTCTTGCCTGGGGTGTCTCGCCGGAGCGCGCCGCGCAGGTCGGATGCATGCTTGCCACGCTGGTCATCGAGACGGTGGGTACGCAGGAGTACCAGTTGCGCCGGGCGCACTTCATGGATCGGTTCACGAAGGCGTACGGGCATGACGCGGCCGAAGAGGTAACGGCTCACCTGGGCTGA